In the genome of Flexistipes sinusarabici DSM 4947, one region contains:
- a CDS encoding PAS domain S-box protein, whose protein sequence is MLNLSSLKNLKNIFIIICSFWFFIIAVNCVIYYFHIKAQVYSRALEEARENFEKDVMLWEWSSTLGGVYVPESDYIKPNPYLKIPSRDVTTEKGEKLTLINQAYATRLLHGFENKKDNDITSHITSLDPINPKNQPNRWEKRALKSFKEGKAEYKQLADKNGKTVFRYMAPLKVKEACLKCHGEKGYKIGDRAYEIGEIRGGISVSLDFSPYQALLVRKTKRFLISSAILVFISFLGLFVFYRIIRKQRRETENERDKYLALFENSPLGIMQYDREGNILECNRVFADLMGSSEEKITQLNLLELNNEKISKAYNDSILKGLGFAEGWYTSVTGNKTVYGGAFFKGIEDENGEIASGIAVVEDKTESYYREKDLERLATIVKDSINEIYIFDADTLKFIDANRSAVVNTGYTIEELRRMTPLDIKLEKTEEDLKQIINPLKTGEKNKVVFNTYHYRKDGSKYPVEVHLQWMELENPVFVSFIHDITRRKQTEEKFKNIFNSVNDAIRIVDLNGNILSTNKKGAEYYGYSHEELKNMNIEDIRTKDGTDKIKENIDTIRQKGGMIFETEHKRKEGTTFPVEINSTLIEYEGKPAILNVIRDISERKRAEKEKDELTRQVIQSQKLEAVGQLSGGIAHDFNNFLAGMMAYIDLLKRSKNLEQHEKEYLSQMMQLAERSARLVENMLAFSRKQVSMPQVIDINRQLSIGEKLYRKMIKENIELLIEYYSHPIYIKIDPVQLDQVVLNLVSNARDAIEDNGRIDIKVSTGSSEDIVKHNSIVKPNADKYCLLTVSDNGSGIDEEKLDKIFEPFFTTKSAGTGTGLGLATIYGIVKQNNGYIFCESKKGRGTTFYIYFPESDEKPSEKQLIGKETKPDEQVSHTDKKILLCEDDEGVRKVLSRMLNAAGFNIIEAADGEEGLIKFKENKDDIFCIVSDYVIPFKDGIELYEDITSINPDMDFILASGYSHDADKISELNENRNFNFLKKPLKPELLKRTIMAIAKHGNH, encoded by the coding sequence TTGTTAAATCTTTCTTCTCTCAAAAATCTGAAAAATATTTTTATTATCATCTGCTCCTTTTGGTTTTTCATTATAGCGGTTAACTGCGTTATATACTATTTCCATATAAAAGCCCAAGTTTATTCAAGGGCTTTGGAGGAAGCCAGGGAAAATTTTGAAAAAGACGTTATGTTGTGGGAATGGAGCTCCACGCTTGGCGGTGTTTATGTCCCTGAGTCCGATTATATAAAACCAAATCCGTACTTAAAGATACCCAGCCGGGATGTGACAACTGAAAAAGGGGAAAAATTAACACTTATTAATCAGGCTTATGCAACCCGTCTGCTTCATGGATTTGAGAATAAAAAGGATAATGACATTACAAGTCATATAACCAGTCTGGATCCGATAAATCCCAAAAACCAGCCGAACAGGTGGGAAAAGAGAGCTTTAAAAAGCTTTAAAGAAGGTAAAGCAGAATATAAACAACTGGCCGATAAAAACGGAAAAACCGTTTTCAGATATATGGCCCCCCTTAAAGTAAAAGAAGCATGTCTGAAATGCCACGGTGAAAAAGGCTATAAAATAGGTGACAGAGCTTATGAAATTGGTGAAATCAGGGGAGGGATAAGTGTTTCTCTGGATTTTTCGCCATACCAGGCACTGCTTGTGAGGAAAACGAAGCGGTTTCTTATATCTTCGGCTATTTTGGTTTTTATCAGTTTTTTGGGACTGTTTGTTTTTTACAGAATTATTAGAAAGCAGCGAAGGGAGACTGAAAATGAGAGAGATAAATATCTGGCTTTATTTGAGAATTCTCCTTTGGGAATAATGCAGTATGATAGAGAAGGTAATATACTGGAATGCAACAGAGTTTTTGCCGATTTGATGGGCTCTTCCGAGGAAAAAATCACACAGCTGAATTTACTTGAGCTGAATAATGAAAAGATTAGTAAAGCATACAACGATTCTATTTTAAAAGGATTAGGATTTGCCGAAGGGTGGTATACTTCTGTTACAGGAAATAAAACGGTTTATGGCGGGGCCTTCTTTAAAGGTATTGAGGATGAAAACGGTGAGATTGCCTCGGGAATTGCAGTGGTGGAGGATAAAACAGAGAGTTACTACAGAGAGAAAGATCTTGAAAGGCTTGCTACGATAGTTAAAGATTCTATTAACGAGATTTATATTTTCGATGCTGATACATTGAAATTTATTGATGCCAACAGATCAGCTGTTGTAAATACCGGTTATACCATTGAAGAGCTCCGGCGAATGACTCCTTTGGATATAAAGCTGGAAAAAACAGAAGAGGATTTAAAACAAATCATTAATCCACTGAAAACCGGTGAAAAAAATAAGGTCGTTTTTAATACATATCATTACAGGAAAGACGGCAGTAAATATCCCGTTGAAGTTCATCTGCAGTGGATGGAGCTTGAAAACCCGGTTTTTGTGTCATTTATTCATGACATCACGCGAAGAAAGCAGACAGAAGAAAAATTCAAAAACATTTTCAACAGTGTCAATGACGCTATACGCATAGTTGATTTAAATGGAAATATCCTGAGTACCAATAAGAAAGGGGCGGAATATTACGGCTATTCTCATGAAGAATTGAAAAATATGAATATAGAAGATATCAGAACAAAAGATGGAACAGATAAAATTAAAGAAAATATTGATACAATCCGACAGAAAGGCGGTATGATTTTTGAAACGGAACACAAACGGAAAGAGGGCACCACTTTTCCAGTGGAGATTAATTCGACCCTGATTGAATATGAAGGCAAACCGGCGATACTGAATGTCATCAGAGATATAAGTGAGCGAAAAAGGGCGGAAAAAGAGAAAGACGAACTCACAAGGCAGGTTATCCAGTCACAGAAACTTGAAGCTGTGGGACAACTATCCGGCGGTATTGCGCACGATTTTAATAATTTCCTGGCGGGAATGATGGCTTATATAGATCTCTTAAAGAGAAGCAAAAATCTTGAACAGCATGAGAAAGAATATCTTTCCCAGATGATGCAGCTTGCCGAAAGATCGGCGAGACTTGTGGAAAACATGCTGGCTTTCAGCAGAAAACAGGTATCAATGCCGCAGGTTATAGATATAAACCGGCAGCTGAGTATCGGTGAAAAACTTTACAGAAAAATGATTAAAGAGAATATCGAATTGTTGATCGAATACTATTCACATCCGATTTACATAAAAATTGATCCGGTGCAGCTGGATCAGGTTGTTCTCAATTTGGTATCCAATGCCAGAGACGCTATTGAGGATAACGGCAGAATCGATATCAAGGTTTCAACAGGCAGCTCGGAGGACATAGTAAAACATAACAGCATTGTTAAGCCCAATGCCGATAAATATTGTCTTCTCACAGTTTCAGATAATGGATCCGGCATTGATGAAGAAAAACTCGATAAAATATTTGAGCCTTTTTTTACAACAAAATCTGCTGGTACGGGGACAGGACTCGGACTTGCTACAATATACGGAATAGTTAAACAGAATAACGGATATATTTTCTGCGAAAGTAAGAAGGGGAGAGGTACTACTTTTTACATTTATTTCCCTGAATCTGATGAAAAACCGTCAGAAAAGCAGTTAATCGGAAAAGAAACTAAACCGGATGAGCAGGTTTCGCACACCGATAAAAAAATATTATTGTGTGAGGATGACGAAGGTGTGAGAAAAGTGTTGTCCAGAATGCTGAATGCAGCCGGTTTTAATATAATAGAAGCGGCGGACGGTGAAGAGGGATTGATAAAATTTAAAGAGAATAAAGATGATATTTTTTGCATCGTTTCCGATTATGTTATTCCTTTTAAAGATGGCATCGAACTTTACGAGGATATAACTTCAATAAATCCGGATATGGATTTTATTCTAGCGAGTGGTTATTCGCATGATGCTGATAAAATTAGTGAATTGAATGAAAATAGAAATTTCAATTTTTTAAAGAAACCCCTGAAACCTGAACTTCTCAAAAGAACCATTATGGCAATTGCAAAGCATGGAAACCATTGA
- a CDS encoding type II toxin-antitoxin system RelE family toxin — protein sequence MFEIYLTSKVKKDLNGIPKTMISKIKKDIQNLANFPDLSNIKKLNNHPLADFSLRTGNYRTLFDVDTNNKIIYILKIGHRKDIY from the coding sequence ATGTTTGAAATATACCTTACTTCCAAGGTCAAAAAAGATTTGAACGGAATCCCAAAAACTATGATTTCCAAGATCAAGAAAGATATTCAAAACCTGGCAAACTTTCCTGATTTATCTAACATAAAAAAACTTAACAATCACCCGCTGGCTGATTTCTCACTCAGAACAGGAAATTACAGGACACTCTTTGATGTAGATACCAATAATAAAATTATATATATTCTCAAAATAGGACATAGAAAAGACATTTATTAA
- a CDS encoding M23 family metallopeptidase produces the protein MIYRLKTLIVFIILSLFICGTAGAYTVKRGDTLYDLFRGKFTPAEIINISQKIKEKVPDFTLQIGDKIEITNNKVIIKINITKEIHIVRNEDGTIMIEVVKYPVNILRTVVSGEISHSLFYAMQKVGESDILAVRMANILEWEVDFFNDIRTGDSFRLVVEKKFCRGKFIGYGKILAVDFVNQGRLIRGLYFEDEKTSGYFRPNGKSLKRGFLKSPLKFFRISSKFQNRRLHPVLGKYKDHNGVDYAAPTGTPIRATADGRVVVRGYAKANGYYIKLKHNNGYYTLYLHLSRFKRALGEGEYVKQGDIIGYVGSTGYATGPHVHYSIKKYGNYLNPLRFKAPTKKLPQAKMDEFKADTYVYAEMLDNTYMQYALRNNFSGIMFF, from the coding sequence ATGATATACAGACTAAAAACTTTAATTGTTTTTATTATTCTTTCCCTGTTTATTTGCGGAACTGCGGGAGCTTATACAGTTAAACGGGGTGATACACTTTATGACCTTTTTAGAGGCAAATTTACTCCGGCTGAAATCATAAATATTAGCCAGAAGATAAAGGAAAAAGTGCCTGATTTTACCCTTCAGATAGGAGATAAAATTGAAATTACGAATAATAAGGTAATTATTAAGATTAATATCACCAAAGAAATCCACATTGTGAGAAACGAAGACGGAACAATTATGATAGAGGTTGTTAAGTATCCTGTAAATATTTTGAGAACAGTTGTTTCGGGGGAAATCTCCCACTCTCTTTTTTACGCAATGCAAAAAGTCGGTGAATCAGATATTCTGGCAGTACGTATGGCAAATATCCTTGAATGGGAAGTGGATTTTTTTAATGATATTAGAACGGGTGACAGTTTCAGACTTGTAGTGGAGAAAAAATTCTGCAGAGGAAAATTTATCGGTTACGGAAAGATTCTTGCCGTGGATTTTGTCAACCAGGGCAGGCTGATAAGAGGTCTTTATTTTGAAGACGAAAAGACAAGTGGTTATTTCAGACCAAACGGTAAATCTCTAAAAAGAGGTTTCCTCAAATCACCGCTTAAATTTTTCAGAATAAGCTCAAAGTTTCAAAACAGGAGACTTCATCCTGTCTTAGGCAAATATAAGGATCATAACGGTGTGGATTATGCAGCTCCTACCGGTACACCGATTCGTGCCACAGCGGACGGGAGAGTTGTTGTCAGAGGTTATGCCAAAGCTAACGGTTATTATATCAAATTAAAACACAACAACGGCTATTATACACTCTATCTCCATCTTTCACGGTTTAAAAGAGCTCTGGGGGAAGGGGAGTATGTAAAACAGGGTGATATTATAGGATACGTAGGCTCCACCGGATATGCCACCGGCCCCCATGTTCACTACAGTATCAAAAAATATGGGAATTACCTGAATCCTTTGCGTTTTAAAGCTCCGACAAAGAAACTTCCACAGGCCAAAATGGATGAATTCAAAGCTGATACATATGTTTATGCCGAAATGCTGGACAATACTTATATGCAGTATGCCTTAAGAAACAATTTTAGCGGGATTATGTTTTTTTGA
- a CDS encoding DedA family protein, producing the protein MIEKFALAVVGLTQSLGYLGIIFLMALESSFFPFPSEVVVPPAGFLAATGQMNIFMVIFCGILGSVIGALVNYYLAVRFGRAFLFRYGNYFFLGEDKLLKMENFFFSHGEITTFVGRLIPGVRQYISFPAGLARMSIAKFVFYTAAGAGIWVVILAYVGFYVGKNIDLVKEKLATITMIILPLLLLLVLIYIIVYRKYVKR; encoded by the coding sequence GTGATAGAAAAGTTTGCTTTAGCTGTAGTCGGTTTGACCCAGTCGTTAGGATATTTGGGCATTATTTTTCTGATGGCTCTTGAAAGCTCATTTTTCCCTTTTCCCAGTGAGGTGGTGGTTCCGCCGGCCGGTTTTTTGGCGGCAACCGGTCAAATGAACATTTTTATGGTGATATTTTGCGGGATACTTGGCAGTGTAATCGGTGCCCTGGTGAATTATTATTTAGCCGTAAGGTTTGGAAGGGCTTTTCTGTTCAGATACGGTAATTATTTTTTTCTGGGTGAAGATAAGCTGTTAAAAATGGAGAATTTTTTCTTTTCTCACGGTGAAATTACCACTTTTGTGGGAAGATTAATTCCGGGTGTGAGACAATATATCTCTTTTCCAGCCGGGTTGGCCAGAATGAGTATTGCCAAGTTTGTTTTTTATACTGCTGCAGGGGCGGGCATATGGGTGGTTATTCTCGCTTATGTGGGATTTTATGTGGGGAAAAATATTGATCTGGTGAAAGAAAAGCTTGCAACAATAACAATGATAATTCTTCCCTTGCTTTTACTGCTGGTTTTGATTTATATAATTGTATACAGAAAATACGTCAAAAGGTGA
- the recN gene encoding DNA repair protein RecN, with amino-acid sequence MLTQLNISNLSIIDKISLEFSGGLNIITGETGAGKSLVIQAVKLLVGERFSREMARDPEKKVSVEGAFSGDFRMLSEELRDEFEIEDEIVVKRSVDPNGKNKISLNGHIATLKQLKQIFDILVDFHGQHEHQRLLNSRNHIKYLEGLIDNDLKEEYSVKYREYRKLASELERLKKEYSDTLKNKDIMEFQLNEIESLNIEPDKDRELENRISFLNNIEKIREALSMSLQVLSEGEYNASDLINTSLKEISSVLDYYTDIESIHNRLQDVYYELDDCINNISHLYYEQDGDPDELDSLIKRKMQLDKLLSKYGPDFEDVLEFADDLKNKLDNVTFDEEKIEQYEKELTDIERELKNIAGRLNASRKKAARDLAGQVENILKSLELKDAKFEVNVDVKDVLDANAGADVEFYIATNKGFSPSPLKKVASGGELSRIMLALKEVFSGMDDTPTLIFDEIDTGISGVTARKVAEKLKNLGKTKQLFVITHLPVVASKSDSHFHIAKISEKGSTFTKIKTLSTEERKEVLATMIAGEVTPYALKQADEMLEHQA; translated from the coding sequence ATGCTTACCCAGTTAAATATCAGCAATCTTTCCATAATTGACAAAATCAGTCTGGAATTCTCAGGGGGTCTTAATATTATCACCGGCGAAACCGGTGCTGGCAAATCTTTGGTAATTCAGGCTGTTAAGTTACTGGTGGGTGAACGTTTTAGCAGGGAAATGGCAAGGGATCCCGAAAAAAAAGTAAGTGTAGAAGGCGCTTTCTCAGGGGATTTCCGAATGCTGAGCGAGGAGCTCAGGGATGAGTTTGAAATAGAGGATGAAATAGTTGTAAAAAGGTCTGTCGATCCCAACGGTAAGAATAAGATATCGCTCAACGGACATATTGCCACACTGAAACAGTTGAAACAAATTTTTGATATCCTTGTTGACTTCCATGGGCAGCACGAGCATCAAAGACTTTTAAACTCCAGAAACCATATTAAATATCTTGAAGGTTTGATTGACAATGATTTGAAAGAGGAATACTCCGTCAAATACAGAGAATACAGAAAACTTGCCTCTGAGCTGGAGAGATTAAAAAAGGAATACAGCGATACACTTAAGAATAAAGATATTATGGAATTTCAGCTGAATGAGATTGAAAGCTTAAATATAGAACCGGATAAAGACCGCGAGCTTGAAAACAGAATCAGCTTTTTAAATAATATAGAAAAAATCAGGGAAGCTCTTTCAATGAGTTTACAGGTGCTTTCTGAAGGCGAATACAATGCCAGCGATTTAATTAATACCTCGCTGAAAGAGATTTCTTCCGTTCTTGATTATTATACGGATATTGAATCTATTCACAACAGACTGCAGGATGTTTATTATGAACTGGATGATTGTATTAACAATATCTCTCATCTCTATTACGAACAGGATGGAGACCCTGACGAGTTGGACAGTCTTATAAAAAGAAAAATGCAGCTGGATAAGCTTTTGTCAAAATACGGACCTGATTTTGAAGATGTTCTGGAATTTGCGGATGATTTGAAAAATAAACTTGATAATGTGACTTTTGATGAGGAAAAGATAGAACAGTATGAAAAAGAACTTACAGATATTGAGAGAGAGCTTAAAAATATTGCCGGCAGGCTTAATGCCTCCAGAAAAAAAGCAGCAAGAGATCTGGCCGGACAGGTTGAGAATATATTAAAATCACTGGAATTAAAGGATGCAAAATTTGAGGTTAATGTAGATGTCAAAGATGTATTAGATGCAAATGCCGGGGCTGATGTGGAATTTTATATCGCTACAAATAAGGGTTTCTCCCCTTCACCTTTGAAAAAAGTGGCTTCCGGTGGAGAGCTTTCACGCATAATGCTTGCATTGAAAGAAGTTTTCAGCGGTATGGATGACACACCTACATTAATTTTCGATGAAATAGATACCGGTATAAGCGGTGTTACTGCGAGGAAAGTGGCAGAGAAACTGAAAAATCTCGGAAAAACAAAGCAGCTTTTTGTAATAACCCATCTGCCGGTGGTTGCATCGAAAAGCGACAGCCATTTTCATATTGCAAAAATTTCTGAAAAAGGTTCGACATTTACAAAAATTAAGACACTCTCAACAGAAGAGAGGAAAGAAGTTCTTGCCACGATGATTGCAGGTGAAGTAACCCCTTATGCCTTAAAACAGGCGGATGAGATGCTGGAGCATCAGGCGTGA
- a CDS encoding NAD(+)/NADH kinase: MMKNIAIVVKPHAEEVADITIQICDYLKSEGKNVLLEERTASVLGYSDFTTHNEIKDNADLLIVLGGDGTLISSNRIISGANIPILGVNLGRLGFLTETKVEEALDTVKKVLSGNYKFDNRMKLISDIFYDEEKVFTTEVLNDIVINKGALARIIDIEVHIDNQYVNTYRADGLIISTPTGSTAYTLAAGGPIVYPTLNSIILTPICPHSLTHRPIVIHDDSEIKIRILNDDEKVFITYDGQIGRKMSLKEEIFIYKSPQPVKLIVSQKRNYFALLKEKLGWGST, translated from the coding sequence ATGATGAAGAATATAGCTATTGTTGTTAAACCTCATGCTGAGGAAGTGGCGGACATAACCATTCAGATTTGCGATTATCTGAAGTCAGAAGGCAAGAATGTACTGCTGGAAGAAAGAACGGCTTCGGTACTCGGCTACTCCGACTTTACCACTCATAACGAGATTAAAGACAATGCAGATCTGCTTATTGTCTTGGGCGGAGACGGTACTTTGATTTCCTCCAACAGGATTATTTCCGGAGCCAATATCCCTATTTTGGGAGTAAATCTCGGCAGGCTTGGTTTTCTCACGGAAACAAAAGTAGAGGAAGCTCTTGATACTGTGAAAAAAGTGCTTTCCGGCAACTATAAATTCGATAACCGTATGAAGCTGATAAGCGATATTTTTTATGATGAAGAAAAAGTATTCACTACAGAAGTATTAAACGATATTGTTATAAACAAGGGAGCATTGGCAAGGATTATTGATATAGAAGTTCATATTGACAATCAGTATGTGAATACATACAGGGCTGACGGGTTGATTATTTCAACTCCCACAGGCTCTACTGCTTATACTCTGGCAGCAGGCGGGCCGATAGTTTATCCAACACTTAATTCCATCATATTGACACCGATTTGTCCCCATTCACTTACCCACAGACCCATTGTTATACACGACGACAGTGAAATTAAGATACGTATCTTAAATGATGACGAGAAAGTTTTTATAACCTATGACGGCCAAATCGGCAGAAAAATGTCTTTGAAAGAGGAAATTTTTATATACAAATCTCCACAGCCGGTAAAATTGATTGTATCTCAGAAAAGAAATTATTTTGCACTGTTAAAAGAAAAATTAGGGTGGGGCAGCACCTGA
- a CDS encoding TlyA family RNA methyltransferase: MAKKRLDLLLIDRGFAESREKARALIMSGNVYTDNHLLDKPGTRVLEDIPIYVKEPLPFVSRGGLKLDKAKNVFRIDFDGKTVLDIGASTGGFTDVALQNGAKKVVAVDVGKNQLHYSLTKDPRVVNLQKVNFRHAEYELLGEKYDIIVCDVSFISLNMIIPKTALFCKENTEAVFLIKPQFEAEKNEVGKKGVVRDSGVHERVILEVIKAAEGYGLKFAGLAKSPIKGPKGNIEYLSYFRYGENINKIENINEVIEQVVNDEEYSYCC; the protein is encoded by the coding sequence ATGGCCAAAAAACGATTAGATTTACTTTTGATAGACAGAGGCTTTGCGGAAAGCAGAGAAAAGGCCAGGGCTCTTATTATGTCGGGCAATGTTTATACGGATAATCACCTTCTGGATAAACCGGGAACACGTGTTTTAGAGGATATCCCGATATATGTTAAGGAACCGCTCCCTTTTGTAAGCAGAGGGGGGTTGAAACTTGATAAAGCGAAGAACGTTTTCAGAATAGACTTTGATGGTAAAACAGTTCTTGATATAGGGGCTTCCACCGGAGGTTTTACAGATGTAGCTCTGCAGAACGGAGCAAAAAAGGTAGTGGCTGTGGATGTGGGCAAAAACCAACTGCATTATTCACTGACCAAAGATCCGAGAGTGGTTAATTTGCAGAAGGTTAATTTTCGTCATGCAGAATATGAGCTTCTTGGTGAGAAATATGATATAATTGTATGTGATGTATCATTTATTTCGCTGAACATGATAATACCCAAAACAGCCTTATTCTGTAAAGAGAACACAGAAGCTGTTTTTTTAATAAAACCTCAGTTTGAGGCTGAAAAAAATGAAGTGGGCAAAAAGGGCGTGGTGAGAGACAGCGGTGTCCATGAGAGGGTTATTCTTGAAGTAATCAAGGCGGCCGAAGGGTACGGCCTGAAATTTGCCGGGCTTGCTAAATCTCCGATAAAGGGGCCGAAAGGTAATATTGAGTATTTGAGTTATTTCAGGTATGGTGAAAATATTAATAAAATAGAAAATATCAATGAAGTTATAGAGCAGGTTGTTAATGATGAAGAATATAGCTATTGTTGTTAA
- the dxs gene encoding 1-deoxy-D-xylulose-5-phosphate synthase, with the protein MEILDRLQLPDDIRKLNYEELDKLAQEVREFMLESVSKTGGHLAPSLGVVELTLALLKVFDPLNDRIVWDVGHQSYAYKILTDRKNKFHTLRQYGGISGFNKISESPYDAFGVGHTSTSIASALGIKTASDMKGKDQKVVAVIGDGAMTAGLAYEAINYLGHLDKNMIVILNDNEMSISPNVGAMSSYLSRIMTGEIYTRFRKDVANIFEHAPMGSAFLHVAKKMEEGLKGFFTPGVLFEEFGLKYIGPINGHNIRDLTKALHNAEIQDGPALIHVGTKKGKGFKPAEENPEKFHGVSAFDLKTGEAVKFGKKKTYTDIFGDKICEMAEKDENIVALTAAMPDGVGLRSFSEKFPDRFFDVGIAEQFAVTYSAGLAVNGLKPYVAIYSTFLQRAFDSIIHDVALQNLPVTFCIDRGGIVGADGPTHHGTFDLSYLRLIPNMTIMAPKDGDELEEMLELSSSVDGPVAIRYPRGSADEYDFARQPVKLGEPEIISDQGDYAIVSVGHIFSESYKLYNKIKQSGNKCSLVNLRFVKPLDSKKLLEVLYEKKGVILIEENALNGGACEKIQSLLIDNGYKGEIKKFGIPDEFVPHGDIPSLRKSIGLNADYIFDIVKDLWPKND; encoded by the coding sequence TTGGAAATTCTTGATAGGCTGCAACTGCCTGACGATATAAGAAAGCTTAATTATGAAGAGTTAGATAAGCTTGCACAAGAGGTTAGGGAATTTATGCTTGAGTCCGTTTCCAAAACCGGCGGACATCTGGCTCCCAGTTTGGGGGTTGTTGAGCTTACACTGGCCTTATTGAAAGTTTTCGATCCACTTAATGACAGAATTGTTTGGGATGTTGGTCATCAGTCTTACGCTTACAAAATTTTAACCGACAGGAAAAATAAATTTCACACACTCCGGCAGTACGGTGGAATCAGCGGGTTCAACAAGATTTCGGAAAGTCCTTACGACGCATTCGGTGTGGGACATACCAGCACGTCGATAGCTTCTGCACTGGGTATTAAAACGGCTTCGGATATGAAAGGCAAAGATCAGAAAGTGGTGGCGGTAATAGGTGACGGTGCAATGACAGCCGGCCTGGCCTATGAAGCTATTAATTATTTGGGGCATCTTGACAAAAACATGATTGTTATTCTGAATGATAATGAAATGTCCATAAGCCCCAATGTAGGGGCAATGTCCAGCTACTTATCCAGGATAATGACCGGCGAAATATATACCAGATTTCGAAAGGATGTTGCCAATATTTTTGAGCATGCGCCTATGGGTTCTGCTTTTCTTCATGTGGCTAAAAAGATGGAGGAAGGCCTGAAAGGTTTTTTTACACCCGGCGTTCTCTTTGAAGAATTTGGACTTAAATATATAGGCCCGATAAACGGTCATAACATAAGGGATTTGACTAAAGCTTTACACAATGCTGAGATACAGGACGGACCTGCTCTTATTCATGTGGGCACGAAGAAAGGAAAAGGGTTTAAGCCTGCAGAGGAAAATCCGGAAAAATTTCACGGTGTGTCTGCTTTTGATTTAAAAACCGGCGAAGCCGTAAAATTTGGCAAAAAGAAAACCTATACCGACATTTTCGGTGATAAAATTTGTGAGATGGCAGAAAAAGATGAAAATATTGTTGCACTTACTGCAGCTATGCCTGACGGTGTGGGGCTGCGCAGTTTTTCAGAAAAATTTCCCGACCGTTTCTTTGATGTGGGTATTGCAGAGCAGTTTGCTGTAACGTATTCTGCAGGACTTGCAGTGAACGGTCTCAAACCTTATGTTGCAATATATTCAACCTTTTTGCAAAGAGCTTTTGACAGCATCATACATGATGTTGCCCTGCAGAATTTACCAGTGACTTTTTGTATCGACAGAGGCGGTATTGTGGGAGCAGACGGTCCCACACATCACGGGACATTCGATCTTTCGTACCTTAGACTAATTCCCAATATGACAATAATGGCGCCCAAAGACGGCGATGAGCTTGAGGAAATGTTAGAATTAAGCAGCTCTGTGGACGGACCGGTTGCAATAAGGTATCCACGGGGTTCAGCAGATGAGTATGATTTTGCCCGTCAGCCGGTAAAATTAGGAGAGCCTGAAATTATTTCAGACCAAGGGGATTATGCTATTGTTTCAGTGGGGCATATTTTTTCTGAGAGTTATAAACTTTACAATAAAATAAAACAGTCCGGAAATAAGTGTTCACTTGTTAATCTGCGTTTTGTTAAGCCTTTGGATAGCAAAAAGCTGCTGGAGGTTCTTTATGAAAAGAAGGGTGTTATACTTATAGAGGAAAACGCTTTAAACGGAGGAGCCTGTGAAAAAATACAGTCTCTTCTCATTGATAACGGCTACAAAGGCGAAATCAAAAAATTCGGTATTCCGGATGAATTTGTCCCGCATGGGGATATCCCTTCTCTGAGAAAATCTATAGGCCTTAACGCAGATTATATTTTTGATATAGTAAAAGATTTATGGCCAAAAAACGATTAG